The following proteins come from a genomic window of Pelagicoccus albus:
- a CDS encoding GOLPH3/VPS74 family protein, which produces MKLHLYQEISLLALKDEKGTFTIENLGLVLAGSIMAELLFEKRIAVSDDKKKFVELLDSSPTGDALLDECIQKIDSAKRPTRLAKWVNRIASIKRIHHRAAESLCDLGILRRTSDSVLLVFNRTVYPEVNHAPEQALLDRLERLIFSPDQEPTPRDILLVSLADASELLLRIYGRKRLNPQKERIKQIVSGEVAGKATKDLIQEIQIATIVAVTTAVTVVVTN; this is translated from the coding sequence ATGAAACTTCATCTCTACCAAGAAATTTCACTCCTCGCCCTAAAGGACGAAAAAGGCACTTTCACCATCGAAAACCTTGGCCTCGTGCTGGCTGGATCCATCATGGCGGAACTGCTCTTCGAAAAGCGAATCGCAGTCTCGGACGACAAGAAAAAGTTTGTCGAGCTGCTCGACTCGAGCCCGACAGGAGACGCCCTGCTGGACGAATGTATCCAAAAGATCGATTCTGCGAAACGGCCGACGCGACTCGCCAAATGGGTTAACCGCATCGCAAGCATAAAGCGGATTCACCACAGGGCAGCGGAGTCCCTCTGCGATCTGGGCATTTTGCGTAGGACTTCAGATAGCGTTTTGCTGGTATTCAACCGAACGGTTTATCCCGAAGTGAATCACGCTCCGGAACAAGCGCTATTGGATCGACTAGAACGCTTGATATTCAGCCCGGACCAAGAGCCAACTCCACGGGACATTTTGCTCGTATCCTTGGCCGACGCCAGCGAGCTTCTCCTTCGCATCTATGGCCGAAAACGGCTGAATCCGCAAAAGGAACGCATCAAACAAATCGTCTCCGGAGAGGTGGCTGGGAAAGCGACCAAGGATCTGATCCAAGAGATCCAAATTGCCACCATCGTGGCCGTGACCACCGCCGTAACTGTAGTGGTAACTAACTGA
- a CDS encoding ApaG domain: protein MQSSPSEELDGLVVKLDDLRYQYGGPNVPPETPHVFIYFITVENRSERAVQLLGRKWIIKGEEGETLVVEGDKIVGEEPELQPGERFSYNSFHIGSCNAEAWGSFHGRDQFGNKIHCLIPPFEMKIPPMA from the coding sequence ATGCAAAGCAGCCCATCCGAAGAACTTGACGGTCTAGTGGTCAAACTAGACGACCTTCGTTATCAATACGGAGGACCCAACGTACCTCCCGAAACGCCACATGTTTTCATTTACTTTATCACAGTGGAAAATCGCTCCGAACGGGCAGTCCAACTTCTCGGCCGGAAATGGATAATCAAAGGCGAGGAAGGCGAAACGCTCGTAGTCGAGGGCGACAAGATCGTTGGGGAAGAGCCCGAACTTCAGCCCGGCGAACGCTTCTCCTATAACAGCTTCCATATCGGTAGCTGCAACGCGGAGGCTTGGGGCAGCTTCCACGGGAGGGACCAATTCGGAAATAAGATACACTGCCTGATCCCTCCCTTCGAAATGAAGATCCCTCCAATGGCATAA
- a CDS encoding cytochrome C assembly family protein, whose amino-acid sequence MNNMLFGLADKQWIWLATIVFASSFLLGSYSALKLKRKTGRPYILGLVTFGWILQTTGLYARGLQYGGCPLANQFELVQFMVWSAIAIYIFVGPAFRVSLLGVFTSGFACLFSILSLIFGHWDSPSREPIFGDSPWIETHAALALFSYGVFGVLALTSAMYLLQSRSLKTKNVVGGLFPFLPSIVELVSINGRLAKMGFVILSVSLAIGYRYFIQNLDSVLTVKLASTIAVWLAYAVVLVLDWKLAITSKKFAWSCIFIFVAALLSLAAVDRNSDNSSHAAAYSESIEQP is encoded by the coding sequence ATGAACAACATGCTATTCGGCCTCGCCGACAAACAGTGGATATGGCTCGCGACCATTGTGTTCGCGTCCTCCTTTCTGCTGGGCTCCTATTCGGCCTTGAAGCTAAAAAGAAAGACCGGCCGCCCCTACATCCTCGGCTTGGTCACCTTCGGATGGATCCTGCAAACCACCGGACTCTACGCTCGCGGCCTGCAGTACGGCGGATGCCCCTTGGCCAACCAATTTGAACTGGTGCAATTCATGGTCTGGTCGGCCATCGCTATCTATATCTTTGTGGGGCCCGCTTTTCGAGTCAGTCTGCTGGGTGTTTTCACCTCCGGCTTTGCCTGCCTCTTCTCAATATTGTCTCTGATTTTCGGACATTGGGATTCTCCCAGCCGCGAACCGATTTTTGGCGATTCTCCATGGATCGAGACCCATGCAGCCCTCGCCTTATTTAGCTACGGTGTCTTCGGCGTGCTGGCTCTGACCTCCGCGATGTATTTGCTGCAGAGCCGCAGTTTGAAAACCAAGAATGTGGTAGGAGGGCTCTTTCCTTTTCTCCCTTCCATCGTCGAATTGGTCAGCATAAACGGGCGATTGGCCAAAATGGGCTTCGTCATTCTCAGCGTGTCTCTCGCCATCGGCTACCGCTATTTCATACAAAATCTGGATTCGGTTCTCACCGTTAAACTGGCTTCCACCATCGCAGTCTGGCTCGCCTACGCCGTCGTACTGGTTTTGGACTGGAAACTGGCGATCACCTCCAAAAAATTCGCCTGGTCTTGCATCTTTATCTTCGTCGCCGCCCTGCTCTCCCTCGCGGCAGTCGACCGCAATAGCGACAACTCTAGTCACGCTGCGGCCTACTCGGAATCGATTGAGCAACCATGA